The genomic region GTATCACATTAACAGACCATATATGATACAATAATGAGCATATCTTTCGCATCCGAAAGAATTCAAACTCAGAATGCGAAAACAATAGAGAACAAAAAAACCGAACCATTATTGGCTCGGCTTTTTGCTTTTAGGAAGACTTAAGGGACTATTCCTTTACCTCTTCGTAGTCGACATAGTCGCCTACATCCTTTAGCTTGTTGCTTCCACTTTGGGAGGAATCTCTTTTATCGTCCACCCAAACTTCACCGGGCTTGCGCTTAGTATCATTTTCGGTATACCCGGCGCTATTCTTCTTAAGGAATCGCTTTACCTTATAGCGCAAGACGATAAGGGACAGAAATCCTAGGATGAACAAGAATAGAAAGAAAGACAGAATAAGTTGGCTCTATTCAGTGATAATGTTGTTGCAAAAATTTGCTTATCTTAGTGGAAAGTCTCTATGATATGACAATAATTGAACAAATCCGAGAACTCGCAAAACAGTTGACAGAACAAGAGCGCGTTACGGTAATGCGGGAGCTGAAAAATACGGATGCATCACTTACGGCTCAGCTGGGGGAGGCGAAAGTCTGCCCCCACTGCTCGAGCAGCATGATCATTAAGCACAGCATGTTCAATGGGAGGCAGCGCTCCAAGTGCAAAACGTGCGGCAAGACCTTTACTATGCTTACCGGAACGCCCATACA from Williamwhitmania taraxaci harbors:
- a CDS encoding IS1 family transposase, yielding MTIIEQIRELAKQLTEQERVTVMRELKNTDASLTAQLGEAKVCPHCSSSMIIKHSMFNGRQRSKCKTCGKTFTMLTGTPI
- a CDS encoding DUF4834 domain-containing protein, coding for MFILGFLSLIVLRYKVKRFLKKNSAGYTENDTKRKPGEVWVDDKRDSSQSGSNKLKDVGDYVDYEEVKE